From Acropora muricata isolate sample 2 chromosome 14, ASM3666990v1, whole genome shotgun sequence, one genomic window encodes:
- the LOC136898297 gene encoding DNA repair and recombination protein RAD54-like isoform X1 translates to MYAEKHGAYFELEFERIFDKKSFQRCRIRRFHTDESMRRSLAPSQVLKRKKGFDEEEEFGTRRKQKFRNGSQGEDHSILVTRPILAPLSTQMNTNCSTSFSVHEALIRKILAKPFKVPIPNYQGSTYSRGLGIKRKGPRRALHDPYEEDALVLHSPPELSAHEKLTVDLESQEVHVVVDPVLSKVLRPHQREGVKFLYDCVTGERIKNSYGCIMADEMGLGKTLQCITLLWTLVRQGPDGQPIANKVIIVAPSSLVKNWYKELQKWLSGRISALAIDSGSKKEIDKKLEMFMSQQGKRITNPVLIISYETFRLHASVLHSGPVGLVICDEGHRLKNLESQTYLALDKLKTTKRILLSGTPIQNDLLEYFSLVHFVNGGILGSVSEFKKKFENPILRGRDADASDADHKRGTEKLVELASLVNKCIIRRTASILSKYLPVKVEQVVCCRLTPVQMQLYKVLIQSKALRMELNKSKTGSGITASSLAFITQLKKLTNHPELIYDKAQTGEEGFERALEMFPANFSLKQLQPELSGKMQVLDYILAMTKSTTTDKVVLVSNYTQTLDLFEKLCRLRQYQYVRLDGTMSIKKRQKIVDRFNDPHGGDFVFMLSSKAGGCGLNLIGANRLVMFDPDWNPANDDQAMARVWRDGQKKKVFIYRLLSTGTIEEKIFQRQAHKKALSSCVVDKEEDVERHFSVGELKDLFRLNEDTLSDTHDKFKCRRCVNNIQVHPPPDGTDCSADLSQWNHCADRKGLDDILLKGAWSSGVSFVFHQKSHDKQLGL, encoded by the exons ATGTATGCAGAAAAACATGGCGCCTATTTCGAACTCGAGTTTGAGCGTATCTTTGACAAAAAGTCATTTCAAAGATGTAGAATAAGAAGGTTTCATACCGATGAAAGCATG AGGAGGTCCCTTGCTCCAAGTCAAGTTCTTAAGAGGAAGAAAGGCTTTGATGAGGAGGAAGAATTCGGGACTAGACGAAAGCAG aaGTTCAGGAATGGATCACAAGGTGAAGACCACTCAATTTTAGTTACAAGGCCAATCCTTGCTCCACTCTCAACTCAAATGAATACCAACTGCTCAACAAGCTTTTCAGTTCAT GAAGCACTCATTCGCAAGATTCTTGCCAAACCTTTCAAAGTTCCCATACCCAACTATCAAG GGTCAACTTACTCCAGGGGTCTTGGGATCAAAAGGAAAGGACCTCGCAGAGCTCTTCATGATCCTTATGAAGAAGATGCTTTGGTACTTCACTCTCCTCCAGAGCTGTCTGCCCATGAAAAGCTCACTGTTGATCT GGAAAGTCAAGAAGTCCATG TTGTTGTAGATCCAGTGTTGAGTAAAGTTCTTCGTCCACATCAGAGAGAG GGAGTTAAGTTTTTATACGACTGTGTGACTGGTGAAAGAATCAAAAACAGTTATGGATGCATTATGGCAGATGAAATG GGACTGGGAAAAACATTACAGTGCATCACATTGCTCTGGACGCTAGTG AGGCAAGGACCAGATG GTCAGCCAATAGCCAACAAGGTCATTATAGTTGCCCCATCAAGTCTTGTCAAG AATTGGTACAAGGAGCTACAAAAGTGGCTCTCTGGTAGAATTTCAGCATTGGCGATTGACTCTGGCTCAAAAAAGGAAATTGACAAGAAACTTG AAATGTTTATGTCTCAGCAAGGAAAGCGAATCACCAATCCAGTGTTGATCATCTCTTATGAAACATTTCGTCTCCATGCCTCTGTGCTGCATTCAGGGCCTGTGGGATTAGTCATCTGTGACGAG GGACACAGGCTGAAAAACCTTGAAAGCCAGACATACCTAGCCCTGGACAAACTAAAGACGACAAAGAGAATTCTCTTATCAG GAACCCCTATTCAGAATGACCTTTTGGAATACTTCAGTTTGGTTCATTTTGTAAATGGTGGGATTTTAG GTTCAGTGTCGGAATTTAAGAAGAAGTTTGAGAATCCAATTTTACGAGGGAGAGATGCTGATGCATCTGATGCAGATCATAAGAGAGGCACTGAGAAGCTAGTAGAG ctGGCATCTTTAGTGAACAAGTGCATCATTCGAAGAACAG caTCTATTTTATCGAAATATTTACCAGTTAAAG TGGAACAGGTGGTGTGCTGTCGTTTGACGCCTGTTCAAATGCAACTGTACAAAGTTCTCATTCAATCCAAAGCCTTAAGAATGGAGCTCAACAAATCCAAGACCGGCTCAGGAATCACTGCATCGTCTCTGGCCTTCATCACCCAACTCAAGAAACTTACAAACC ATCCAGAATTGATATATGACAAAGCCCAGACTGGAGAAGAAGGATTTGAAAGAGCTCTAGAGATGTTTCCTGCAAATTTCAGCCTCAAACAGCTTCAACCTGAACTGTCTG GAAAGATGCAAGTGCTGGACTACATTTTAGCAATGACAAAATCAACTACAACTGATAAG GTTGTTCTGGTGTCAAACTACACCCAAACTCTCGACCTGTTTGAAAAATTGTGTAGATTGAGACA GTACCAATATGTGCGTCTGGATGGAACCATGTCTATCAAAAAGCGCCAGAAGATTGTAGACCGATTTAATGATCCACAT GGTGgtgattttgttttcatgctGAGCAGTAAGGCTGGTGGGTGTGGCTTGAACCTGATTGGTGCAAACCGTCTTGTGATGTTTGATCCAGATTGGAATCCAGCCAATGATGATCAAGCAATGGCGCGTGTGTGGAGAGATGGCCAGAAAAAGAAG GTCTTCATTTACAGGTTATTATCG ACTGGTACCATTGAAGAGAAGATCTTTCAGCGTCAAGCCCACAAGAAAGCTCTAAGTAGCTGTGTGGTGGACAAAGAGGAAGATGTGGAGAGGCACTTTTCAGTGGGAGAACTGAAAGACCTCTTTCGTTTAAATGAAGACACACTCAGTGACACTCACGATAA ATTCAAATGCCGCCGATGTGTGAACAATATTCAGGTTCACCCTCCCCCTGATGGGACTGACTGTAGTGCAGATCTTTCTCAGTGGAATCACTGTGCAGATCGAAAAGGACTGGATGACATTTTGTTGAAGGGAGCATGGTCTAGTGGAGTCAGCTTTGTCTTTCATCAGAAGTCACATGACAAACAGCTGGGTTTGTGA
- the LOC136898297 gene encoding DNA repair and recombination protein RAD54-like isoform X2, whose product MYAEKHGAYFELEFERIFDKKSFQRCRIRRFHTDESMRRSLAPSQVLKRKKGFDEEEEFGTRRKQFRNGSQGEDHSILVTRPILAPLSTQMNTNCSTSFSVHEALIRKILAKPFKVPIPNYQGSTYSRGLGIKRKGPRRALHDPYEEDALVLHSPPELSAHEKLTVDLESQEVHVVVDPVLSKVLRPHQREGVKFLYDCVTGERIKNSYGCIMADEMGLGKTLQCITLLWTLVRQGPDGQPIANKVIIVAPSSLVKNWYKELQKWLSGRISALAIDSGSKKEIDKKLEMFMSQQGKRITNPVLIISYETFRLHASVLHSGPVGLVICDEGHRLKNLESQTYLALDKLKTTKRILLSGTPIQNDLLEYFSLVHFVNGGILGSVSEFKKKFENPILRGRDADASDADHKRGTEKLVELASLVNKCIIRRTASILSKYLPVKVEQVVCCRLTPVQMQLYKVLIQSKALRMELNKSKTGSGITASSLAFITQLKKLTNHPELIYDKAQTGEEGFERALEMFPANFSLKQLQPELSGKMQVLDYILAMTKSTTTDKVVLVSNYTQTLDLFEKLCRLRQYQYVRLDGTMSIKKRQKIVDRFNDPHGGDFVFMLSSKAGGCGLNLIGANRLVMFDPDWNPANDDQAMARVWRDGQKKKVFIYRLLSTGTIEEKIFQRQAHKKALSSCVVDKEEDVERHFSVGELKDLFRLNEDTLSDTHDKFKCRRCVNNIQVHPPPDGTDCSADLSQWNHCADRKGLDDILLKGAWSSGVSFVFHQKSHDKQLGL is encoded by the exons ATGTATGCAGAAAAACATGGCGCCTATTTCGAACTCGAGTTTGAGCGTATCTTTGACAAAAAGTCATTTCAAAGATGTAGAATAAGAAGGTTTCATACCGATGAAAGCATG AGGAGGTCCCTTGCTCCAAGTCAAGTTCTTAAGAGGAAGAAAGGCTTTGATGAGGAGGAAGAATTCGGGACTAGACGAAAGCAG TTCAGGAATGGATCACAAGGTGAAGACCACTCAATTTTAGTTACAAGGCCAATCCTTGCTCCACTCTCAACTCAAATGAATACCAACTGCTCAACAAGCTTTTCAGTTCAT GAAGCACTCATTCGCAAGATTCTTGCCAAACCTTTCAAAGTTCCCATACCCAACTATCAAG GGTCAACTTACTCCAGGGGTCTTGGGATCAAAAGGAAAGGACCTCGCAGAGCTCTTCATGATCCTTATGAAGAAGATGCTTTGGTACTTCACTCTCCTCCAGAGCTGTCTGCCCATGAAAAGCTCACTGTTGATCT GGAAAGTCAAGAAGTCCATG TTGTTGTAGATCCAGTGTTGAGTAAAGTTCTTCGTCCACATCAGAGAGAG GGAGTTAAGTTTTTATACGACTGTGTGACTGGTGAAAGAATCAAAAACAGTTATGGATGCATTATGGCAGATGAAATG GGACTGGGAAAAACATTACAGTGCATCACATTGCTCTGGACGCTAGTG AGGCAAGGACCAGATG GTCAGCCAATAGCCAACAAGGTCATTATAGTTGCCCCATCAAGTCTTGTCAAG AATTGGTACAAGGAGCTACAAAAGTGGCTCTCTGGTAGAATTTCAGCATTGGCGATTGACTCTGGCTCAAAAAAGGAAATTGACAAGAAACTTG AAATGTTTATGTCTCAGCAAGGAAAGCGAATCACCAATCCAGTGTTGATCATCTCTTATGAAACATTTCGTCTCCATGCCTCTGTGCTGCATTCAGGGCCTGTGGGATTAGTCATCTGTGACGAG GGACACAGGCTGAAAAACCTTGAAAGCCAGACATACCTAGCCCTGGACAAACTAAAGACGACAAAGAGAATTCTCTTATCAG GAACCCCTATTCAGAATGACCTTTTGGAATACTTCAGTTTGGTTCATTTTGTAAATGGTGGGATTTTAG GTTCAGTGTCGGAATTTAAGAAGAAGTTTGAGAATCCAATTTTACGAGGGAGAGATGCTGATGCATCTGATGCAGATCATAAGAGAGGCACTGAGAAGCTAGTAGAG ctGGCATCTTTAGTGAACAAGTGCATCATTCGAAGAACAG caTCTATTTTATCGAAATATTTACCAGTTAAAG TGGAACAGGTGGTGTGCTGTCGTTTGACGCCTGTTCAAATGCAACTGTACAAAGTTCTCATTCAATCCAAAGCCTTAAGAATGGAGCTCAACAAATCCAAGACCGGCTCAGGAATCACTGCATCGTCTCTGGCCTTCATCACCCAACTCAAGAAACTTACAAACC ATCCAGAATTGATATATGACAAAGCCCAGACTGGAGAAGAAGGATTTGAAAGAGCTCTAGAGATGTTTCCTGCAAATTTCAGCCTCAAACAGCTTCAACCTGAACTGTCTG GAAAGATGCAAGTGCTGGACTACATTTTAGCAATGACAAAATCAACTACAACTGATAAG GTTGTTCTGGTGTCAAACTACACCCAAACTCTCGACCTGTTTGAAAAATTGTGTAGATTGAGACA GTACCAATATGTGCGTCTGGATGGAACCATGTCTATCAAAAAGCGCCAGAAGATTGTAGACCGATTTAATGATCCACAT GGTGgtgattttgttttcatgctGAGCAGTAAGGCTGGTGGGTGTGGCTTGAACCTGATTGGTGCAAACCGTCTTGTGATGTTTGATCCAGATTGGAATCCAGCCAATGATGATCAAGCAATGGCGCGTGTGTGGAGAGATGGCCAGAAAAAGAAG GTCTTCATTTACAGGTTATTATCG ACTGGTACCATTGAAGAGAAGATCTTTCAGCGTCAAGCCCACAAGAAAGCTCTAAGTAGCTGTGTGGTGGACAAAGAGGAAGATGTGGAGAGGCACTTTTCAGTGGGAGAACTGAAAGACCTCTTTCGTTTAAATGAAGACACACTCAGTGACACTCACGATAA ATTCAAATGCCGCCGATGTGTGAACAATATTCAGGTTCACCCTCCCCCTGATGGGACTGACTGTAGTGCAGATCTTTCTCAGTGGAATCACTGTGCAGATCGAAAAGGACTGGATGACATTTTGTTGAAGGGAGCATGGTCTAGTGGAGTCAGCTTTGTCTTTCATCAGAAGTCACATGACAAACAGCTGGGTTTGTGA
- the LOC136898297 gene encoding DNA repair and recombination protein RAD54-like isoform X3, whose protein sequence is MNTNCSTSFSVHEALIRKILAKPFKVPIPNYQGSTYSRGLGIKRKGPRRALHDPYEEDALVLHSPPELSAHEKLTVDLESQEVHVVVDPVLSKVLRPHQREGVKFLYDCVTGERIKNSYGCIMADEMGLGKTLQCITLLWTLVRQGPDGQPIANKVIIVAPSSLVKNWYKELQKWLSGRISALAIDSGSKKEIDKKLEMFMSQQGKRITNPVLIISYETFRLHASVLHSGPVGLVICDEGHRLKNLESQTYLALDKLKTTKRILLSGTPIQNDLLEYFSLVHFVNGGILGSVSEFKKKFENPILRGRDADASDADHKRGTEKLVELASLVNKCIIRRTASILSKYLPVKVEQVVCCRLTPVQMQLYKVLIQSKALRMELNKSKTGSGITASSLAFITQLKKLTNHPELIYDKAQTGEEGFERALEMFPANFSLKQLQPELSGKMQVLDYILAMTKSTTTDKVVLVSNYTQTLDLFEKLCRLRQYQYVRLDGTMSIKKRQKIVDRFNDPHGGDFVFMLSSKAGGCGLNLIGANRLVMFDPDWNPANDDQAMARVWRDGQKKKVFIYRLLSTGTIEEKIFQRQAHKKALSSCVVDKEEDVERHFSVGELKDLFRLNEDTLSDTHDKFKCRRCVNNIQVHPPPDGTDCSADLSQWNHCADRKGLDDILLKGAWSSGVSFVFHQKSHDKQLGL, encoded by the exons ATGAATACCAACTGCTCAACAAGCTTTTCAGTTCAT GAAGCACTCATTCGCAAGATTCTTGCCAAACCTTTCAAAGTTCCCATACCCAACTATCAAG GGTCAACTTACTCCAGGGGTCTTGGGATCAAAAGGAAAGGACCTCGCAGAGCTCTTCATGATCCTTATGAAGAAGATGCTTTGGTACTTCACTCTCCTCCAGAGCTGTCTGCCCATGAAAAGCTCACTGTTGATCT GGAAAGTCAAGAAGTCCATG TTGTTGTAGATCCAGTGTTGAGTAAAGTTCTTCGTCCACATCAGAGAGAG GGAGTTAAGTTTTTATACGACTGTGTGACTGGTGAAAGAATCAAAAACAGTTATGGATGCATTATGGCAGATGAAATG GGACTGGGAAAAACATTACAGTGCATCACATTGCTCTGGACGCTAGTG AGGCAAGGACCAGATG GTCAGCCAATAGCCAACAAGGTCATTATAGTTGCCCCATCAAGTCTTGTCAAG AATTGGTACAAGGAGCTACAAAAGTGGCTCTCTGGTAGAATTTCAGCATTGGCGATTGACTCTGGCTCAAAAAAGGAAATTGACAAGAAACTTG AAATGTTTATGTCTCAGCAAGGAAAGCGAATCACCAATCCAGTGTTGATCATCTCTTATGAAACATTTCGTCTCCATGCCTCTGTGCTGCATTCAGGGCCTGTGGGATTAGTCATCTGTGACGAG GGACACAGGCTGAAAAACCTTGAAAGCCAGACATACCTAGCCCTGGACAAACTAAAGACGACAAAGAGAATTCTCTTATCAG GAACCCCTATTCAGAATGACCTTTTGGAATACTTCAGTTTGGTTCATTTTGTAAATGGTGGGATTTTAG GTTCAGTGTCGGAATTTAAGAAGAAGTTTGAGAATCCAATTTTACGAGGGAGAGATGCTGATGCATCTGATGCAGATCATAAGAGAGGCACTGAGAAGCTAGTAGAG ctGGCATCTTTAGTGAACAAGTGCATCATTCGAAGAACAG caTCTATTTTATCGAAATATTTACCAGTTAAAG TGGAACAGGTGGTGTGCTGTCGTTTGACGCCTGTTCAAATGCAACTGTACAAAGTTCTCATTCAATCCAAAGCCTTAAGAATGGAGCTCAACAAATCCAAGACCGGCTCAGGAATCACTGCATCGTCTCTGGCCTTCATCACCCAACTCAAGAAACTTACAAACC ATCCAGAATTGATATATGACAAAGCCCAGACTGGAGAAGAAGGATTTGAAAGAGCTCTAGAGATGTTTCCTGCAAATTTCAGCCTCAAACAGCTTCAACCTGAACTGTCTG GAAAGATGCAAGTGCTGGACTACATTTTAGCAATGACAAAATCAACTACAACTGATAAG GTTGTTCTGGTGTCAAACTACACCCAAACTCTCGACCTGTTTGAAAAATTGTGTAGATTGAGACA GTACCAATATGTGCGTCTGGATGGAACCATGTCTATCAAAAAGCGCCAGAAGATTGTAGACCGATTTAATGATCCACAT GGTGgtgattttgttttcatgctGAGCAGTAAGGCTGGTGGGTGTGGCTTGAACCTGATTGGTGCAAACCGTCTTGTGATGTTTGATCCAGATTGGAATCCAGCCAATGATGATCAAGCAATGGCGCGTGTGTGGAGAGATGGCCAGAAAAAGAAG GTCTTCATTTACAGGTTATTATCG ACTGGTACCATTGAAGAGAAGATCTTTCAGCGTCAAGCCCACAAGAAAGCTCTAAGTAGCTGTGTGGTGGACAAAGAGGAAGATGTGGAGAGGCACTTTTCAGTGGGAGAACTGAAAGACCTCTTTCGTTTAAATGAAGACACACTCAGTGACACTCACGATAA ATTCAAATGCCGCCGATGTGTGAACAATATTCAGGTTCACCCTCCCCCTGATGGGACTGACTGTAGTGCAGATCTTTCTCAGTGGAATCACTGTGCAGATCGAAAAGGACTGGATGACATTTTGTTGAAGGGAGCATGGTCTAGTGGAGTCAGCTTTGTCTTTCATCAGAAGTCACATGACAAACAGCTGGGTTTGTGA
- the LOC136898319 gene encoding alpha-ketoglutarate-dependent dioxygenase alkB homolog 7, mitochondrial-like, with the protein MAERRVMQLCKSLFLSRFSPIQGKCLRYFTRYLSAKASDRREERSKILFITEGCSTEELEKVQDLVLGNVEICEDFVSEDEEGVLLKEVEPYLKRQKYQFDHWDDAIHGYRETEKSRWSQEALSIFQRVRDASFKPDAELLPHVHVLDLDKEGYIKPHIDSIKFCGDIICGISLLSPSIMRFKHEKLCNVKVDALLRPRSLYKIRDAVRYEFTHEILSEEESLWKGEVVPRGRRISLILRCQPSQHD; encoded by the exons atggcggaaagacgAGTAATGCAACTTTGTAAATCGTTGTTTTTATCGAGATTTTCTCCGATTCAGGGCAAGTGTTTACGTTACTTTACAAGATATTTATCAGCCAAAGCTTCTGATCGTCGTGAAGAGAGGAGTAAGATTTTATTCATAACGGAAGGCTGCAGCACCGAGGAGCTTGAAAAAGTCCAAGATCTAGTTCTTGGAAATGTAGAAATTTGTGAGGATTTCGTTTCCGAAGATGAAGAAGGCGTTCTGCTCAAGGAGGTTGAACCATACTTGAAAAGACAAAAGTACCAGTTTGATCACTGGGACGAT GCAATTCATGGCTATAGGGAAACCGAGAAATCAAGATGGAGTCAAGAAGCTTTGTCAATATTCCAGAGAGTGAGGGATGCATCTTTCAAGCCTGATGCAGAACTTTTGCCCCATGTACATGTGTTGGATTTAGATAAAGAGGG CTACATTAAACCACACATTGATAGCATCAAG tTTTGTGGTGACATTATATGTGGTATAAGTCTCCTGTCCCCATCAATAATGAGGTTTAAACATGAAAAATTATGCAATGTCAAGGTTGATGCCCTTCTCAGGCCAAGATCACTCTACAAAATAAG AGATGCAGTTAGGTATGAATTTACTCATGAAATATTGAGTGAGGAGGAATCTCTATGGAAGGGAGAAGTTGTTCCCAGAGGTAGAAGAATATCTCTGATTCTTAGATGCCAACCATCACAACATGACTGA